Proteins encoded in a region of the candidate division WOR-3 bacterium genome:
- a CDS encoding serine hydrolase produces MELCRFLDNCVKLKKIPGAVLWVGNNKDVYIYEVFGYRQIFPRKEKLNKDTIYDLASLTKPLCTAMAIMLLFEEKEIKLNDRIEKYLPDFKDKPNGKKTIKELLTHTSSLPAWFPLYLLNPQERIDYLSRINTGKKEVVYSCLGYIILGLMIERITNQGLDIFCKEKIFKRLRLKNTLFNPSKKIKNIAPTELGNEHEKQKAKAYGDISNVKWRDYLIKGEVHDGNCFYAFNGVSGNAGLFSNAEELAKIMRAYLNGEIVKPSTLRLMIKDWTGGKEKRGLGWWMNPYPGILSNSAFGHTGFTGTMIMADPKKNLIVILLSNSVHPEVHLGRMPKIRKKVVQLLVCCFT; encoded by the coding sequence ATGGAACTGTGCAGATTTTTAGATAACTGTGTTAAATTAAAAAAGATTCCTGGAGCAGTATTGTGGGTTGGGAATAATAAAGATGTTTACATTTATGAAGTATTTGGTTATCGGCAGATTTTTCCCAGAAAAGAGAAATTAAACAAAGATACAATCTATGACCTTGCCTCGCTGACAAAACCTCTGTGCACCGCAATGGCGATTATGTTGCTATTTGAAGAAAAAGAGATTAAACTCAATGACCGTATTGAAAAATATCTCCCTGATTTCAAAGATAAACCGAATGGTAAAAAGACAATAAAGGAATTACTCACCCACACCTCCAGTTTGCCTGCCTGGTTTCCATTATATTTACTCAATCCACAGGAAAGGATTGATTATCTTTCCCGTATAAATACAGGCAAAAAAGAAGTCGTTTATTCGTGTTTAGGATATATCATTCTTGGATTGATGATTGAAAGAATTACAAATCAAGGTCTGGATATTTTTTGCAAAGAAAAAATATTTAAAAGATTGCGTTTGAAAAATACACTGTTCAATCCATCAAAAAAAATAAAAAACATTGCTCCTACTGAGTTAGGAAACGAGCACGAAAAACAAAAGGCAAAAGCGTATGGTGATATATCAAATGTAAAATGGCGTGATTATTTAATTAAGGGCGAAGTTCATGATGGAAATTGTTTTTATGCATTTAATGGTGTTTCCGGAAATGCAGGACTATTCTCTAACGCTGAAGAACTGGCGAAAATAATGCGGGCATATTTAAATGGTGAGATTGTAAAACCGAGTACTTTGAGATTAATGATTAAAGACTGGACCGGGGGCAAAGAAAAAAGGGGGCTTGGCTGGTGGATGAATCCCTATCCAGGAATTTTATCCAATTCAGCATTCGGGCACACCGGATTCACCGGCACAATGATTATGGCTGACCCGAAGAAAAATTTAATAGTGATATTATTATCTAATAGCGTCCACCCAGAAGTACATCTCGGCAGGATGCCCAAGATAAGAAAAAAAGTTGTGCAATTGCTTGTATGCTGTTTTACATAA
- a CDS encoding tetratricopeptide repeat protein encodes MDMRFKILSQFETEAINFAKSCLEHGNKNDARKILQKVLKIIPDSQEVKGLLDGLMVG; translated from the coding sequence ATGGATATGAGGTTTAAAATTTTGAGTCAATTTGAGACTGAAGCAATAAATTTTGCAAAAAGTTGTCTGGAACACGGGAACAAAAATGATGCACGAAAAATACTACAAAAAGTCTTGAAGATAATTCCGGATTCACAAGAAGTAAAGGGATTGTTGGATGGCTTGATGGTTGGATAG
- a CDS encoding nucleotidyl transferase AbiEii/AbiGii toxin family protein has translation MFEQTLTKKAKKNLALLGQSKILKDAYLAGGTGVALQLGHRISVDLDFFTPKDFIPKIFSARLSQLGVFKEEQADKGTVLGIFEGVRFSLFVYKYPLLFKPLKYQLLNIADIRDIAAMKIDAIATRGLKRDFIDLYFTCKAGYSLTEILNFYDRKYQNSASNFIHIQKSLIFFDDAEKDKMPKMIKPVVWKEVKEYFAKEVKKLAVG, from the coding sequence ATGTTTGAACAAACACTTACAAAAAAAGCAAAGAAGAATCTGGCCCTATTAGGGCAGTCAAAGATTCTGAAAGATGCATACCTGGCTGGTGGCACAGGAGTCGCACTCCAATTAGGACATCGTATCTCAGTTGATCTTGATTTCTTCACACCAAAGGATTTTATACCGAAAATATTTTCTGCCCGGTTATCTCAGTTAGGAGTATTTAAAGAAGAACAGGCAGATAAAGGAACGGTTTTGGGAATTTTTGAAGGAGTGAGATTCAGCCTTTTTGTATATAAATATCCTTTGCTTTTCAAACCATTAAAATACCAGTTACTAAATATCGCCGATATTAGAGACATTGCGGCTATGAAAATTGATGCAATAGCAACCCGTGGATTAAAAAGAGATTTTATTGATTTGTACTTTACATGCAAGGCAGGTTATAGTTTAACTGAAATATTGAATTTTTATGATAGAAAATACCAAAATTCAGCTTCTAATTTCATCCACATTCAGAAAAGTTTAATTTTTTTTGATGATGCAGAGAAGGACAAAATGCCGAAGATGATAAAACCAGTCGTCTGGAAAGAGGTTAAAGAATATTTTGCAAAAGAAGTGAAGAAATTAGCCGTAGGATAA